One genomic window of Polaromonas sp. SP1 includes the following:
- a CDS encoding Crp/Fnr family transcriptional regulator, producing the protein MPDEELKRWLPQLEVFDMPLGRVLYESGTTGGYVYFPTSSIVSLLYVMKNGDSAEIAVVGHEGLVGISLFLGGNATPSRAVVQSAGTDFRMKAQFIKDEFGKGGPAMHLLLRYTQALITQMSQTAVCNRHHSLDEQLCRWLLLSLDRLPGNELVMTQELIANMLGVRRVGVTEAALKVQDAGLIRYSRGRIQVLDRLGLEKRSCECYQVVKDEYDRLLPAQMAA; encoded by the coding sequence TTGCCCGACGAGGAGCTAAAGCGCTGGCTGCCTCAGCTTGAAGTGTTTGACATGCCGCTGGGCAGGGTGTTGTACGAGTCCGGAACCACCGGAGGCTACGTTTACTTTCCGACGTCTTCCATCGTGTCTTTGCTGTACGTGATGAAAAACGGCGACTCGGCCGAGATTGCGGTGGTCGGCCATGAGGGCCTTGTCGGCATTTCGCTGTTTCTCGGTGGCAACGCAACGCCCAGCCGGGCGGTGGTGCAAAGCGCCGGCACGGACTTTCGCATGAAAGCCCAGTTCATAAAGGACGAGTTCGGCAAGGGTGGCCCCGCCATGCATTTACTGCTGCGCTATACCCAGGCCTTGATCACACAGATGTCGCAAACAGCGGTCTGCAACCGCCACCACTCGCTGGACGAGCAACTGTGCCGGTGGCTGCTGCTCAGCCTGGACCGCCTGCCGGGCAATGAACTTGTCATGACCCAGGAATTGATCGCTAACATGCTGGGCGTGCGACGCGTCGGCGTGACCGAAGCGGCGCTCAAGGTGCAGGACGCCGGGTTGATTCGGTACTCTCGCGGCCGCATCCAGGTACTGGACCGCCTGGGCCTGGAAAAGCGCTCCTGCGAGTGCTATCAGGTTGTCAAGGACGAATACGACCGCCTGTTGCCGGCGCAGATGGCCGCATAA